One Candidatus Palauibacter australiensis genomic window carries:
- a CDS encoding undecaprenyl-diphosphate phosphatase, translated as MNPFEAFVLGVVQGLTEFLPVSSSGHLVLGQALFGIELPGVQFEVTVHVATLCAVCWVYRRRLAALVRGVCSADRGSIGDVGLLAVATLPAAAVGVGLRGALEPTFEQPVLAAAMLLVTGAVVWSIRRLSRRATRTRPAVTGALAIGLAQAVAILPGISRSGSTLAAATAAGVEPRRAAEFSFLLSIPAIGGAAVLQAPGLGGGGLAAGVLPLSIAFAAAVLSGVFAIRIFLRMLERRVFHRFAWYCWLIGGGYLAAAAIWPALRG; from the coding sequence GTGAACCCGTTCGAGGCCTTCGTCCTCGGCGTCGTCCAGGGCCTCACCGAGTTCCTGCCCGTGTCGAGTTCCGGGCATCTCGTGCTCGGGCAGGCGCTGTTCGGGATCGAACTCCCCGGCGTCCAGTTCGAGGTCACCGTGCACGTCGCGACGCTGTGCGCCGTGTGCTGGGTCTACCGCCGACGCCTCGCGGCGCTGGTGCGGGGCGTGTGCTCGGCGGATCGCGGGAGTATCGGAGATGTCGGACTCCTGGCGGTGGCCACGCTCCCTGCCGCCGCCGTCGGGGTCGGCCTGCGGGGTGCCTTGGAGCCCACATTCGAGCAGCCCGTGCTCGCGGCGGCGATGCTGCTCGTCACCGGGGCCGTCGTCTGGTCGATCCGGCGCCTGTCTCGCCGGGCCACGCGCACCCGGCCGGCGGTCACCGGGGCGCTGGCGATCGGCCTGGCGCAGGCCGTCGCCATCCTGCCCGGCATTTCCCGCTCCGGGAGCACCCTGGCCGCGGCGACCGCCGCCGGCGTCGAGCCCCGCCGCGCGGCCGAGTTCTCGTTCCTCCTCTCCATCCCCGCGATCGGAGGGGCGGCCGTGCTGCAGGCGCCGGGTCTCGGGGGAGGCGGCCTCGCGGCGGGCGTGCTGCCCCTCTCGATCGCCTTCGCGGCCGCGGTCCTGTCAGGGGTCTTCGCCATTCGTATCTTCCTGCGGATGCTTGAAAGGCGTGTATTCCACCGCTTCGCCTGGTACTGCTGGCTCATCGGCGGAGGGTACCTGGCCGCCGCCGCGATCTGGCCGGCGCTGCGCGGATGA
- the bshA gene encoding N-acetyl-alpha-D-glucosaminyl L-malate synthase BshA, whose product MKIGITCYPTYGGSGAIATELGLGLARRGHEVHFISYAQPFRLTHFIDGVYFHEVEVNRYPLFEYPPYSLALAVTMHEVARGEGLDLLHVHYAIPHATAGWIARDMLRDGGRDVKLVTTLHGTDITLVGQDPSYWSITRFSIEKSDRITAVSEWLRERTHRDFDCSRCAIEVIPNFVDPKIYDRGRHRGRHRLARAGEKVVMHISNFRAVKRIPDLMEMFARIQRALPARLILVGDGPERQRAAEIAGDLGMADRVVFLGKIDSVAELLASADLFLLPSEQESFGLVALEAQASGVPVVGSSGTGLDEVVEHGVTGYLHPVGAVDAMATSAIALLSDEARWDAFSRAARDRSLERFTIDRIVPRYESLYRSVLADADRSGVRTE is encoded by the coding sequence ATGAAGATCGGGATCACGTGCTATCCGACGTACGGGGGCTCCGGGGCGATTGCGACCGAGCTGGGGCTCGGCCTCGCCCGCAGGGGGCACGAGGTACACTTCATCTCCTATGCCCAGCCGTTCCGTCTCACCCACTTCATCGATGGCGTCTACTTCCACGAAGTCGAGGTCAATCGCTACCCGCTGTTCGAGTATCCCCCCTACTCGCTCGCCCTCGCCGTCACGATGCACGAGGTGGCGCGGGGCGAGGGACTCGACCTCCTCCACGTGCATTACGCGATTCCGCACGCCACGGCGGGATGGATCGCGCGCGACATGCTGCGGGACGGGGGTCGCGACGTGAAGCTCGTGACGACGCTGCACGGCACGGACATCACGCTCGTGGGCCAGGATCCGTCCTACTGGTCGATCACGCGCTTCTCGATCGAGAAGTCCGATCGGATCACCGCCGTCTCCGAGTGGCTCCGCGAGCGGACCCACCGCGACTTCGACTGCAGTCGCTGCGCGATCGAGGTCATCCCGAACTTCGTCGATCCGAAGATCTACGACCGCGGGCGCCACCGGGGTCGGCACCGGCTCGCGCGGGCGGGAGAGAAGGTCGTGATGCACATCTCGAATTTTCGCGCGGTCAAGCGAATTCCGGACCTCATGGAGATGTTCGCGCGGATCCAGCGCGCCCTGCCGGCCCGCCTCATCCTGGTGGGAGACGGTCCGGAGCGGCAGCGCGCCGCGGAGATCGCCGGGGATCTGGGCATGGCGGACCGCGTGGTCTTCCTCGGCAAGATCGACTCCGTCGCCGAACTCCTTGCCAGTGCGGATCTCTTCCTGCTCCCAAGCGAGCAGGAGTCCTTCGGGCTCGTGGCGCTGGAAGCGCAGGCTTCCGGCGTTCCCGTGGTGGGGTCCTCCGGGACGGGCCTCGACGAAGTCGTGGAGCACGGCGTGACCGGCTACCTCCATCCGGTCGGAGCGGTCGACGCCATGGCGACATCGGCGATCGCGCTGCTGAGCGATGAGGCGCGCTGGGACGCGTTCTCGCGTGCGGCGCGGGACCGGTCCCTCGAGCGCTTCACGATCGACCGCATCGTCCCCCGCTACGAATCGCTCTACCGCAGCGTCCTGGCCGACGCGGACCGCTCCGGGGTTCGGACAGAGTGA
- the miaA gene encoding tRNA (adenosine(37)-N6)-dimethylallyltransferase MiaA, whose product MPVIAGPTASGKTSVAIEVARRLDGEVISMDSRQAYRGFAIGTAAPSVGELAAAPHLGVGFLDPHERYGAGRFARLATRWLTEIRARGRVPLLAGGTGLFLRALTHPMFEEPPLDPARRAALHAWLDPLEREELARWAARLDPALAERRRPLDRQRAARTVELALLTGEPLTRWMTSAPSERAPLRTATYVLEWPGPLLRERIEHRAEALIRGGAWPEEVRDLLARGLDGSRAFDALGYADVAALVRGEAGVDETIARVSRATWRYARRQRTWFRHQVPEDAVVLRVLDGSTTPGQLARRIAADWRESG is encoded by the coding sequence GACGTCCGTCGCCATCGAGGTCGCGCGCCGGCTGGATGGCGAGGTCATTTCCATGGACAGCCGCCAGGCGTACCGGGGCTTCGCCATCGGGACCGCGGCACCCTCGGTCGGCGAACTCGCGGCCGCGCCGCACCTCGGCGTCGGCTTTCTCGACCCACACGAACGCTACGGCGCGGGTCGCTTCGCACGCCTGGCGACCCGCTGGCTCACCGAGATCCGTGCCCGGGGTCGCGTCCCCCTCCTCGCCGGCGGGACAGGATTGTTCCTGCGTGCGCTCACGCACCCGATGTTCGAGGAGCCCCCGCTCGACCCGGCGCGCCGGGCGGCGCTGCACGCCTGGCTGGACCCGCTCGAACGGGAGGAACTCGCCCGCTGGGCGGCACGCCTCGATCCGGCGCTGGCCGAGCGGCGCCGTCCGCTCGACCGGCAGCGCGCCGCGCGCACGGTGGAGCTGGCGCTCCTGACGGGCGAGCCGCTCACCCGCTGGATGACGAGCGCCCCGTCCGAACGCGCGCCGCTGAGGACCGCGACCTATGTGCTGGAGTGGCCCGGGCCGCTTCTCCGCGAACGGATCGAGCACCGCGCCGAGGCGCTGATCCGCGGTGGCGCCTGGCCGGAGGAGGTTCGCGACCTCCTGGCACGCGGCCTCGACGGATCGCGCGCCTTCGACGCGCTGGGCTACGCGGACGTGGCGGCGCTCGTCCGGGGCGAGGCGGGGGTGGACGAAACGATCGCGCGCGTGTCGAGGGCTACCTGGCGTTACGCCCGCCGGCAGCGGACATGGTTCCGCCACCAGGTCCCCGAGGACGCTGTCGTGCTTCGGGTGCTGGACGGGTCGACGACGCCGGGGCAACTTGCGCGCCGCATTGCAGCCGACTGGCGCGAATCAGGATGA